One part of the Coffea eugenioides isolate CCC68of chromosome 10, Ceug_1.0, whole genome shotgun sequence genome encodes these proteins:
- the LOC113750575 gene encoding uncharacterized protein LOC113750575, which translates to MSNNLSLRTILTDCKLNDTNFLDWHRNVLLVLTHEKIEYVLDRPMPQEPEPNAPATARNAYKKHKDDNREASCIMVASMTPQFQQQHMNMGAYDIVQHLRELFEQQSRTVRYDTSKELFRCKMAEGAPVAPHMNNLQHTLPQLLNVLKTAEKEIKKGKGSTGVLVITSSKKRKRQEKGFKKSKNKPTQKPKKERRTSPKQPASIVIKLDIGKGTASHTWRA; encoded by the exons ATGAGTAACAATTTGAGTCTTCGTACCATTCTCACTGATTGCAAACTTAATGACACAAACTTTCTCGATTGGCATCGCAATGTCCTACTCGTTCTCACTcatgaaaaaattgaatatgTACTTGATAGGCCTATGCCCCAGGAACCTGAACCAAATGCTCCTGCTACTGCTCGAAATGCTTATAAGAAACATAAGGATGACAATAGGGAAGCTTCATGTATCATGGTAGCTTCCATGACTCCTCAGTTTCAGCAGCAGCACATGAACATGGGGGCGTATGATATTGTACAACACCTGAGAGAGTTGTTTGAACAACAATCAAGGACGGTTAGATATGATACCTCTAAAGAATTATTCAGGTGCAAGATGGCAGAGGGAGCACCTGTTGCTCCGCAT ATGAATAATCTGCAGCACACTTTGCCTCAATTGTTGAATGTGCTGAAAACTGCTGAGAAAGAaatcaaaaagggaaaaggctCTACTGGTGTGCTTGTCATTACTTCctctaagaagaggaagaggcaagaaaagggatttaagaaatccaAAAACAAGCCCACCCAAAAGCCCAAAAAGGAAAGGCGGACCAGTCCAAAGCAACCTGCTTCCATTGTAATCAAACTGGACATTGGAAAAGGAACTGCAAGTCATACTTGGAGAGCCTGA